The DNA region AAGTTTAAATGAGGCAAAAAAACTATAATGAACTAATAGCGGTTCCAGTAGGTTCTGCGTCGGAACCAGTTGTAATCAGGCAAACGCTGAATAGGACCCGTGGCAGCAATAACAACATCCTGCAAGAGAAACATGTGACAAGATCATAAATTCTAAAGAGACATGACACCACTAGAAAGCTCCAAGGAATAAACTAGGTGTCTCTACTACTAAATAGTAAGGATATGTTTCAATAACTACCTTGTCATAGATAAATCGGTTCGCAACACGTTTAATTGTACTGGCATCAACAGCATCAATTCTAGCAAACAATTCAGCAAATGGGATTCTTCGACCATATGTGAGTAgctgaaaacaaaataaaagaatgaaacATCAAATGGTAGTGGAGCACATATTGAGAGAAAGAGGCTTAGTACAAATTGCAAAGGAAAATAGTTAATAACGACATTAATACAGAATGTTACAATCAATAGGCCATTTATTAACTTTAACTAAGTAATCATGCTATACAAGTGCCTGCCATCTCAAAGAGTTTTATCTATCACTACCAAGTATTTCACTATCATCTATCACAATTGTCAAACAAACATCTTCATGGGAATAATATTCCTAGGAATGTGAATCCCGGGAATACAATTTTATACCTTGAAACAAACACCTCCTAAGTTATAATAAACATTCACCCATGCCCCTCTTACAGACTGTTTGGTGAGAGAAATTGGAGGGAGGAGAGAGGAGAGAGGAGGAATTAAGTTGGGTTGTTTGGTAAGAGGGAAAGATGgtggaaataattttaaaaataatggaaCCCACTATACTATTTCTCACCTATTTCCACCCATCTCTCTACCTCTCTCTTTATCTCTTCAACCAAACATCTCTAATTACCACTTTATTTCTCACCTATTTCCGttaacctttatttttttcatccatcTCTCATCTCTACCGAACAAGGCATTCATGAAGTTATGTGTAAGATCTTTTGTACCTGACGACCAATATCTTCAGCCACTGGGCTTGTTCCATCTATGTGTAGTAGCAGTGAAGATTTCAActgtaaaaaacaaatttacaagTGAATACAGCACTACGAACaggaaacaaaaattaattgaaagaatGAAAGTAATTAAACATTCAACTAATTTATGATAAAGATACTAgtaatataactaaaaaacagcataaatatttaaagagtaTAAATGCACATCAAACAATCCAACAACCTTTGGGCATACCAAAGGCTATATACAAAATGAGCCAAAATGATTGTGAAGGAGGCAATGTGAGCAAGAAACTCACAAACATCGGATTTCACAATTGTTAACGTATTTTTTAGGGAGCAAAAGTTAACCATCGGAATTTTgcttaaaagaaaatatcagcACTATCATGCAATTGCAAATTGAACTTAGCAAAGATATAAAAGATGTGTGGTAAGCATTCTTCCCTACATTAGAAAACAATTTTCAAGCTTATAAACAGCAAAACATGACATCAGAAATAGAAAGGCAATGAAAGAGTAAAATGCTGTTGCACGTTCCACTAATAACCTATGAATCAGGTATGACTTTATTTTTTGCTAAAATTGAATAAACTTTTAATCCAGTATATCATTAAGTATGAAGCGAATATCAAATTGATTTGCCATCTCAcatatataatcatcaacaatgacTCATTACTTGCAATTGTATTACCACTGCCAGATCATGTCAGTTTTTCAACTCatgcatatataattttgtataaacAAGGTTTCAATGAAGACCACACAAAATGTCATCATAAAGAAAAAGCTAGTGACAGAACAAAATACCCTAACCAGTTTAATCTGAAATTTTCATCATTCAAAATCTGAACCAGTATGCAGATGTTATGTCCAATCatcacatatataattaaaatccaatcctttacacataaaattgaatgttttaaaaaggaaactACCTCAAGTATTAGACTGAGCCTGTAACAAATTTATGTTGGATATAAGTTCTTCATTATAAAAGTGCATTTAAATGAATTGAGTAGATGCAATATGCTAAACTCATCAAGTGGCTAGACAACATAACTCCAACCATATCTTGGACAATAAATACATCCATTCATAAGCGAAGCTTTGTGGTACACAGTACAAGCCAAATTCATTTGTCAGATTcaattagcaaaccagggaatCAGTAATTGTAGTAGAAACCCACCTGATTACGAGCACGTGTAACATCATCTTCTGAAACACGATAAGCCAACTTGGTTGTCTCATACATTATTGCATAGGACAAATCATCCAAGCAATCAGGCTGAAAACACAACAAATTAAGGAGAGAAAAAGGTTTATAATGAAGATATggataaaaagataaagaacataaCCTAAAATATACTACTTTTTCAAACATCAAACTATTAGATCATCCATCACATATTGCTGAGACACTGAAAACCATTTACGTATTTATATTTGCATCACTAATGACATTTCCTTGAGAGAAAAGGAGTAAAGAAAGGAAGtaaaaaagtattatatttacaaaaactGAGGGGATAAATGTTCCTCTGCATCAACAAAAACTTGGTGATTTATCCTTGACTTTTCAGGCAAATCTTTAAAGAAAGTATCGCATGGGCtactttgttttaaaaaatacctCTAAGAAAAAACACACTATGTGTTACCTTGGCAACGGCATAAACACCAAAAAGACCTGTGTCCTTGTAATTGGTGTTGAAAGCCATAATGCTCTCGGCAACTTCATTAATGCCAATTCGCTGTGCTAACTCAGAACTGTTTATAGTCAAAACACATTAAGTTAGTATCAGGAGgagcatttttctttttcatttttcaggaaGGGGAAGGGGGGTTCAAGTCACATACCCCATGTGTTTTCCACCTCCTGCTGCCTTATTCCAAGAACCCAACATAGCTTGCATGACCATGAGAGGAATTGAATCCGGATCCTTCCAAGATGCCCCTTCAAAAGCCACAGCAAATTGAGCTAGGGGAATATCATCATCAAGCATTCTAACCTGTTTTCAGAGCAACACAGACAGAAATAAGTTATTAAATTTACCAACAAGACAGGTTCAAATGCATTCCAAACAAATATTCTTACCTCAGAACCAGTAAAAATAGCCGGCTCTCTAGCAACTAATTGAGATGTGGTAGTGGGATCTGTTGACAACTTAGTAAACAACTTTTTCACTTGCTCAACAATGTCTTCATGCTTGACAGCTCCAGATGCAGCTATCACCTTTGAAAGCAAACCAGCACAGAATATAAGTTATGTCTTCAGTGTAATACACACTAACAAGAATATACATACATGCATGATCTCATTAATTTTCTACATACCATCCTAGGAGCTGTGTAATGTGTCTGAATGTAACTCTGCAGATGAGCTTTGGTGATCGTCTTAATGTTCTGAGCAGGTCCAAGAATGGTTCTTCCAAGAGGAGTGTACTGGAATGCAGTAGCGTGTAGGTGGTCAAAAATCACTTCCTCAGTTTGACCCTCAACCTACAAGCAGTTTCACACAACAAACCTTTTAACAAAATCGACAtaatcaacaataacaacaaaatcCTCGTCACACGAAATTTCCCCAAAATCAgcatcaaaagaagaaaaaatgtttaatttacaCACACCACACCATCACTATAAAATAGTCTAAGCCCAACAGCATTCGATCATTTCATCTCATTGTGTCACTCTATTTACAAATATAATGTAGCTATAAGCTAAAGTCTAGGAACTTAAGTTAATATtcatgtatgataagtttgttgagAAATAATCtggatgatttctaattaattgattaGACTAACAACAATGCATAACAATTAAAAAGAGGGTTGTAGAACCTCCTCCATCTCCCGGAGAATGACATCGCGCTCGCGGTTGATGCGAGTTTCCTCGAATCGGGAGTTCTGGAGGATGTCGGCGAGGATGTCGAGGGCCTGGGGGACGTCCTTGTCGGTGACCTTGGCGTAGTAGGTGGTTTGCTCCCTTGAGGTGTAGGCGTTGAGGTGTCCTCCCATGTTCTCAATCTCTTCCTCGAGCTCACGCGCGTTGCGCCTCTCGGTGCCCTTAAAGATCATGTGCTCGAGGAAGTGTGCGGTGCCGTTGGTCTCCTCGGTCTCGAACCGCGAACCGGCGTCGATCCAGACGCCGACGGTGGCGGTGCGGGCGCTGAGGGTGGACTCGGTGGCGATGCGGAGGCCGTTGGGAAGCGTGGTCACGCGCGTCTCGGGGGAGGACAGGATGCGCGTGTGGTCAGAGAGGGTGGGCCGGGGGGACCCATGCTTCAGGAAGCGGGGGTCGGGGTTCTCGAGCTGCCGGAGCTTGGACTTCACGGCCTCGGCGGCGCGGTCGTAGATCATGGCGGTGGGGGGAAGAGGGGCGGGAGGGGAGGAGGCGGAGGGAGCCACAGCGGCGGCGGAGGCAGAGAGGGATCGGAGGGAGGAGAGGGCGGAGGCCCGCCGATCGGAGCGGCGGGCCACGGAGAGGAGGCGGTTGAGGGACATGGCTTGGCTCCGCGCTCGCAGTTGGGTCTAGGGTTTCACGGTGGAAGAGAAATTGCGAATATATGAAGTgatgagaggagagagagaagaaaattgGGTGTGGGACGAGTATTCTATTCTAAGTTCTCGAGAGACTGGGGACAATTCACATTTGTGAGTAGTGACCAGGGACAAGACTCGAGAGAGAGTTggggagattttttttttcatttttaagaagaaaattcttttttttagagtGCAAATATTTTTAACACATAAAAACATCATATAAATTGAATAACTATAATCCATATACATCATaagttatgaaatttatttttttataagtaattatctaacaaaattttgattacacgagtaagaataatttatttaataaaaaaattcatgtttaatttttatcatgtgTAAAATTCTCTTAAATAAATGATAGTCATGCACAGtgaaaatgatattaatttcagTGAGTTAAAAGGATACATATGGACTCTATCTCATAACACAAaacaattaataacaaaattagaTTTCATTATGAATTTGGACTTTCATTAATGTCTAAGTTGACACATTTTAGAGAACCATGATTCTGTTGAATGTCTCAACCCAAACACTAACAAAAACATGTTCTTGTTAGTtatgtcaaaataaaataaaaaataaaattataattatgttgtgttccgacataataaaattataattttattgtacaaaaatataaaagactcTCACTAACCTGTAAAATGAATGCAGACAAATCTAAAAATGGTAAATGTCGTTCAAAGGATAGAGCTTTGAATTCTAATGGAAAAAGGAACTGGGGAGAAAAGGTGAAGTGATGGTGGGTGTCAACGTTAGAGGGAAAATTGTGAGGGGAGGAAGGGGGTGTTGGAAAGGGAAGATGGTATGTTTGTAATTTCACCAAAGCTAGGCGTGAGATTGCAAATTTGGAGGTTGGAATAGCAATCCCCTTAGTTCACTTTCCacttaagtttcttttttttttattattataaattttagtgatTTTAGGAGTTTGTGATGGTGGGGCTTTATTCACTGTGCTAAAAGATTAGGCTTTATGTAAGTTATAAGAGTATGTAATTTCATGCCTTTTTCTGTACATATGGACTCGTGGGAAaacaagaagaagagaaaaaaatgttgataaaatacaaaaagttGTTAAAAATGGAAATACGGAAAAGAGCAAGATAAAAACATTGAATTATTTATAtaggttttatttgttttttatatgcTTTTTTATCAcccattttttaattctttgtttgttttctttatcgTTAGTATTTTAGTCTATACAGAAATACaggataaatacttattttaataactaaaatttataataagtaaataattttgaacatataaattatattagagtaaataagtttcttttaaaatataaattacacaTAGAAAATTCTACTGATTAAtgatttacttttttgttttaaaatagtttattttaagagatttttattttactttttatttaatcaagtaATTTTTAGAGTAATTTAGTGAAATTAATCAACctataatttaaagataaaaaaattatctaaccTTAATCCCAAATtacaattgaaaattgaaatacacGTAagagttaaattataatttttctttttaatcgtCTTCTTAATTTGTTCTCTTATTCCATTTTAATATGcttgtaaatattttaatttttttttcataattttgttatcctagttcttgattattttattagtagTCCCtgtatgaaataaaattaatattatatgataTAGTTACTTAAGTCTCACAATTagggataatatttttttaacttttccaCAATTAAAGCTAGAAATATTAgttaaatgtatttattatttaaataaaaacaataatattccGACAAAActcttaaatactttttttacctttatttttttacaaaattattctcATAGGAGGTATATTGAGAAGGTGAGAATTTGAGTGTTGCTCATCTTTCTTCAGTGTATTAAATTAggatttaaaagattttttaaaaaaaatctcatgatatttaattaagatttttaaatgatataaataagtattttagtattcaattaaaaaaaattagattttctatggagaataaaaaaaatccagtgatattcaattgagattttttataacttataaaaagtattttgatattaaaaagtatataaatttgagtggattatttttaagaatgattttaatagattttatcatatttttaaatataaaatatgtatcaAACAATCTTATACAAATCCTTTAAAGTTTgctataaaaaatttcttatttttcaattagTTATCGAACTTTCTTTGGATTATTGATTATGGTTGAGAACAATTTCATTAGGATCTCTTTTAGAAGTGTTAGAGTGCTAAAAGCTATTCTAATTATACTCCTAATAAAACATCATAAAAGACTAGAGAAAAAACTgtaaagaagataaaataacaaTGAGTTTTCATTGATTATGATTCATAGCAACAATAGtctttaaatacaaaataagacCTAGAAAGAATGGACTACAAAGGAATGTCCACATAACTGGGCCATTTTagggaaaataacaaataacgcGGTAAAGGAAAATAACAACAGAGGCCCAATTAGAGTTGCTTGGGTCAGCCCACTATCAAGGGGGAGCACTTGGATGagtagaacttttttttttaatgaccaTCCATATGGCGCCAGTTGCTTTTATTTTTGGACTTGTGTTATATACACTTCCTCTTTATTCTAACTTACATCcctttggaaaaaaaaagtccctaatATATAGTCCTTTATATTGTTGTTTCCGAAATATTTTACCTCCAACTTAAGGATGCCTTACATTCCAGCACTATCACAGAAAGTAATTCCTACATTCCTACAttgttttttggttaaattactcatttggtctATAATTTTACGATTTTTACCTTTTCagtccttatagtttgaaattggtttttttagtccatatagtttacattttaattctcttttagttcaTGTAGTTTGAAAGtagtttttttagtccttaccatttgcattttaattcccttttaattcctatagtttacattttaattctcttttagtttctgtagtttgaaagtggtttttttagtccttaccatttgcattttaattcccttttagttcctatagtttgaaaatagtttttttagtccctatactttatattttaattccattttagtctttaccatcaaaatataagtaatattattaattacaattaactacaaaaacattaacaagtaattcataactaatttatcgcaagataatttgtaataaaaaaaatagttgttaatttataactaatttgtagctaattatttatatatatattttttataataaggactaaaaagtaattaaaatacaaatgatagagaataaaaagatcactttcaaattataggaattaaaatataaactataaggactaaaaataacacttttaaattatagggattaaaaaaaaaattaaccttttttttttctcttagagATTGGGGACCATTCTATCACACACAAATGCATGCATATACACACATAaggaaataaagaataaaaataatttaaattaaaaacaattcaaGTTGGTTAATATTTTGTAGAGTTCGTTCAAGTCATCACCATTAAAGTTCTAATGGGCATAAAAGATCCTAGAAAGAAAGCTAGGTTATACAAGTTATTAATTGTTCCTCCACCCACCCTTTCTACTGGTCTTTCAGTTATTGTTCCTGTCCTGTACCTTATCAGTTCTAATTAAGCCGAAAACTACAATCTCAAAATTCCCATGCGTCGAAACAAAATCACTCCGAACAAGTCTAACAATTAGAGTTTCTAGTTGGAGGGTTGTACGTAACTTAAGTATCTTCACTTATTATTCTGCTTACGTGAACTTTAATTTCTACCAAACAATGATAActgcaataattaattttttttccctctcgatcataaatttaaaactatGCTGCTGACGGAAGAGCATAGATTTTCTTTGCTTCATTGTGAAGTACAACTCAAATTGACTTTGCTACTTCGTCcgtttccttctttttctttttcatttgatttatttattggtTCATTTCATTAATAAACTATGCTACTTTACAATTATAATCTAACTTCGATCTATACGGTATACCCGTCGGCTCCGACAAAGTAGAAAGCAGTGTAGACAACTTGTTCGACACATATGTCATCATTGCTTATAGTTTAAACCTTTGAAATTTAATAAGTTTATGATTTACGATGTCTCTTGTATTAAATAATGataactttaaaattttcagattattattattattattataggatGTATGGCAAATACGGCAAAGAAGATGTGAATGGTGTTGTATTATATTTGATTCACGAAACTGCATGTCATAAATATGGTACTGCAAATGTACCCTCACTCATAAACAAATTCAAAGGAGCTACATTTTCATTTGTTGACACTTTATTCATACAAATTTCTTTTAAACACGAATAGTTCTCACATATTCACATTCTTTACGGGGTTTGGGCCTGTACGTAGTTCTTACATATGCACGTGCTTAATTTCTACCAAACAAGGATTTAGATAGTAGTGTAAAATTTTGTTACATTAAGTGTGAGAATCCATTACTACTATGTGTAAAAAAATGTTGGGTCAACGATAATTATATACTGTGAGTAAGATTAATTTCTGACTCATGAGTTGAAAGAAAGACACTCTAATCTCTttcccaagaaaaaaaaatcaattttaagattatcaaaattaattctgGGAGAATTAATTGTGCTTGACAACTTATTAGGACAGTTTTTAAAGcggacaaaaataatttttatgtataaaattaattttaagagatgtaattgtttttaaatttttattggtaaaattaattttaggtaCACAacgtataattttttgttaaaaaaaacaagacgTATAAATTACATCGTAATTATTACATTCTAAAgcagtttttattttctgttcttCACGTTGTTTTTTGGATCCAAAGCTGTTAAAAAGTCATTGACACAATATACACATAATCAATCACAATATTGCAAGACTTGCTACGCTGTGAGTGTTTGACCTCTCACTTTCACGTGGAGCATTTTCTggtttattttacaatttacaGAAAGCATCTTAAATGGAATATGCgtacttttaataataaaataaaaaagaatttgactAAACGGTAGGCACACAGATTTTTAAGCAGAAGCAGGACGTAGTTTACAAAGATAATGCACAAGAACGTAGAATCAAAGTTGCATCGAACGCGAGCCGCATAAACTAAATTTGACTATTGCAAAATACAAAGCATTCCCGACGATTATATATTATAtctgagagagagaaaaaaaactatgtTCAACTAtaattcaatcacaatttacatgcattacaaatttattgattttaattattattattttaaaaatcgtaTACACAATTATTtgtgataattttatattatcatggcataattattatattttatcaaacaattacaaaatatatatatatacacttttttttagtataagTAGGTTAAGTAAGTACACCCATGatgtattttaagataatatttagTTATAACTTGTTGACATACTAACACCAAAACATACGTATGGATATTAGCCAAACTAGGTATTTGTGTGTGCCACACATTTACATAaatcatttttgttatttatttatgtcaatcaaataaaaattacattgtcTCGACCAATTCTCTCAAAAGAAGTTGATTCATTTTTAAGCATTTATAAGACTCAAAAGGATAGATCCCTAGAAACATTGCACTCTTGATATGTCATGTCCAAGACGTGCATCAAGGCACCCATACAACTTACGGTGTTGACAAAGTCATACATATACAAACACGTGCTCTTTAAGGGTCAATGTAAGCACTAAAACTAAATTTCACTGAAATTACAATGATCAAAAACACATTTTACTCTTTAAAGTGAATGAACTTCTTAAGGAAATTTTTTCTCCTCTCTCACAGTGAATATCATCAACAACTAGCTTTGGCCATCCCTATTATTAGTTCTACGACTTTAAGAGCATAATAAAGATTAAGTAAAGTTCTAAAGTCGATGATATGAAATATGATCATTTCATGTATTAAAGTccaaaatttgataataaaatgtttaagaTTAGTTATCAATtacattgaaatattttttttatgagaaaacatatttataattgaaaGTCATGAGACTAATcattaaagtgaaagaaatcATCGAaatgaactttatttttttacccaacatatatttaaaaaatccaaCTATCTATCAAACATGATCCACCTTGTTGGTAATAACCTTAGAagttatcatataaaaaaatatccttatGAGATTAAGATGAGATTAATTTGTTAATCACATTAGGGATTAACtatttctgttaaaaaaatgaGTAGGATGTAATTTATGAACTAAcaaagttattttctttttatcttagaGAATCATATttccttaaaattatatttcttgggAATTACATttcctataaattaaaaaatatgtttcgtatttctaaaatatttttgggaatgagaggaatgaaaaaaaatatccttCATGAAAACATTGAATTTTTAGACATTACATGgattttttagtgaaaaacttaattaaaaaaagatttccataaatattagattcatagaaatgattattaaaacaTTCATaccaaacataaaaatcaacatttttaattaggggtatTCACTGATTAGATTTAACTAAATCTATTATCCAATCCAgtcaaatttttatgaattggatttgtgtaaattttttaacataccCAATTCAATTCAACCCAATCATAGATGAATTGGGTTAATTAAGtctgaatatttttttctgtaaaagtttatttattttttaaataataatttatttttgcctaaatttttgttattatataatgattaaatacattaaaaaggagatcaaattatgataatatatatttaattaatagaattaatgattttaatgttaatatgatatttttattttaaataaaaataaaatattatattagcacataagcaaaattaagataagaagaaaaataacttaaaaaagagaaaaatttatGGATCATTTAATTCACTAAAGTATgtgagttaaaaattaatgattttatatttaataattatcatatatatatatatataataataataataaatttaattatatgatatgagttggctctaattaaaaaaaaaatcattatccaATTTGTATATGATAAAGTATTAATTGGATTGATCGTTTGGGTCACAACTTAACCTGCACCCGTTAACACTCTACTAATCCAAAATTGATTTCCGGGATACTTTAAAGAATTTCTTATCAAACATCCTTAGCTAATTATCTCTAAGCTTATACGGTTATCAGTGTAATGATTTTATCATAAGTAATAGTCATAAAAAATGTCCATCTTAATCCCCTctgttaatttaatattttaaggatCCATTCTTAATTCCGAATTAATGTTTCCAAATaaagaattttgtttttatcatatTGTTCTATTGAATACTGTTCGTCATATCCATGTGTCTCAAGTTATCATTACTCGTGTTTTCCCCCCAACTTGCAGCTTCCAGGTTGAGTCCTTCAGGCATACATTATCGAggcaagattttaattttttttttccatatttttttcgTTGGGTTAGGTAATTATAATGCTTTTccgttttcatttttctttaattgcttttatattttcagttgactaaaagaaaagaaataaggaATCAAATTGTTGGTAGCACACCATTGGAATCATGAATTGAACCAATTTGTAAGGACAAAAGGAACAGCAAGTAGGAAAGACCCAACTTGAAAGAGAGACAAAAGGAACGTATCATAGGAATCACATGCAGGATCAATCATGATTCAGGTAATTGTTAATCCAAGTTGATGTTAATAAGGAGGACTTTAGGCTCTTTATTAGTTAGTTATTCCCTTAGGTGAATAAATTAGTTCATTTATTGATTAGTTGAGTTGAATACAagttcattaatttaattttatttgaaaactcaatcaaaaataaataagaaaagaatttgTGCGCGTTAGTAGCGGTTGTTTGTGGGGTTATTTTTCATTGTCCGAAAGGTTATGTACCTAATAAACAAAGTACATTAAGAAATACAATGCACTAATTTCGAGGTCAAATAACCTAATATATGAAGGAGGGTGTTACCTACTGAAAGAAGCCATGTTATTATGAACAGGGCTTATTTACAAGCAACAAACATCTAGTTTGGAAATTAAAGAATCTTAAAGGACACtctcttttaagaaaaatatatatagttcatTCTACCGAGATGCTAAACgaactttaatttaattacaatgaCAAGCTCAAGCATTCATAAACAGTTGCGGATCATCTCGATTTTGGAGAAAAATCAAActgattttcatatttaattaacG from Glycine soja cultivar W05 chromosome 8, ASM419377v2, whole genome shotgun sequence includes:
- the LOC114423691 gene encoding probable mitochondrial-processing peptidase subunit beta, mitochondrial, with the translated sequence MSLNRLLSVARRSDRRASALSSLRSLSASAAAVAPSASSPPAPLPPTAMIYDRAAEAVKSKLRQLENPDPRFLKHGSPRPTLSDHTRILSSPETRVTTLPNGLRIATESTLSARTATVGVWIDAGSRFETEETNGTAHFLEHMIFKGTERRNARELEEEIENMGGHLNAYTSREQTTYYAKVTDKDVPQALDILADILQNSRFEETRINRERDVILREMEEVEGQTEEVIFDHLHATAFQYTPLGRTILGPAQNIKTITKAHLQSYIQTHYTAPRMVIAASGAVKHEDIVEQVKKLFTKLSTDPTTTSQLVAREPAIFTGSEVRMLDDDIPLAQFAVAFEGASWKDPDSIPLMVMQAMLGSWNKAAGGGKHMGSELAQRIGINEVAESIMAFNTNYKDTGLFGVYAVAKPDCLDDLSYAIMYETTKLAYRVSEDDVTRARNQLKSSLLLHIDGTSPVAEDIGRQLLTYGRRIPFAELFARIDAVDASTIKRVANRFIYDKDVVIAATGPIQRLPDYNWFRRRTYWNRY